The following coding sequences are from one Streptomyces venezuelae window:
- a CDS encoding DinB family protein, whose amino-acid sequence MIDEFAKNNLHGRLRRDREALLWKLDGLSEYDARRPLTATGTNLLGLVKHVAFVEARYFGEVFGRPSPEALCRWQDSDGSDLWAAEDETRDQIIALYRRTWEHSDATINELPLDAPGHVPWWPEICPNTNLFAAMTHVLGETTRHTGHADILRESLDGRTGVRPEHETQIDEKARAAHHAELERTAKSAAPVAA is encoded by the coding sequence GTGATCGACGAATTCGCGAAGAACAACCTGCACGGGCGACTGCGGCGGGACCGCGAGGCGCTGCTCTGGAAACTCGACGGCCTGTCCGAGTACGACGCCCGCCGGCCTTTGACAGCGACCGGGACCAACCTCCTCGGCCTGGTCAAGCACGTGGCATTTGTCGAGGCCAGGTACTTCGGCGAGGTCTTCGGCCGCCCGTCACCGGAAGCGCTGTGCCGATGGCAGGACTCCGACGGCAGCGATCTGTGGGCGGCGGAGGACGAGACCCGCGACCAGATCATCGCCCTCTACCGCCGTACGTGGGAACACTCGGACGCGACGATCAACGAGCTCCCCCTCGACGCCCCCGGCCACGTGCCGTGGTGGCCGGAGATCTGCCCCAACACGAACCTGTTCGCCGCCATGACCCATGTCCTCGGCGAGACCACCCGGCATACCGGACACGCCGACATCCTGCGCGAGAGCCTCGACGGCCGGACCGGGGTACGCCCCGAACACGAGACACAGATCGACGAGAAGGCCCGCGCGGCCCACCACGCCGAACTCGAAAGGACCGCCAAATCGGCCGCGCCCGTCGCGGCTTAG
- a CDS encoding NAD(P)/FAD-dependent oxidoreductase has product MAGASRGESRGIAVVGASLGGLRAAEQLRAAGWHGAITVFGDEPHLPYNRPPLSKAVLAGHALAAGTELRRRPSVEDVEWRLGSAVTAADLTARTLTLTDGSVHMYEGLVAATGVRPRRLPMPGGPPRHVVRTLEDSTALAAGLAAGARVSVIGSGFIGCEVAATARTAGCAVTVVAPETEPMASALGPHLARALRLRHEARGVRFHMGRLATELTPEGCVLDDGTELRADLIVEAIGSLPNTEWLAATPGLDLTDGILCDAHLRIGGLPHAVAVGDVARFPNPRYGPVPRRVEHWSVPGDTARHAARTLVAALTGTPRDPAPCAPLPSFWSDQYTLRLQSFGRPSLADRCELLEGDPTTPEGDLLYAYYQGPRLIGVAALGGPTATAAAARHRAHLMTLPEPVA; this is encoded by the coding sequence GTGGCGGGGGCGAGCAGGGGGGAGAGCCGCGGCATCGCGGTCGTGGGAGCGTCGCTCGGCGGTCTGCGCGCGGCCGAACAGCTCCGCGCGGCGGGCTGGCACGGTGCGATCACCGTCTTCGGCGACGAGCCCCACCTCCCGTACAACCGCCCGCCGCTGTCCAAGGCGGTACTCGCGGGACACGCGCTCGCGGCCGGCACGGAACTGCGCAGGCGCCCCAGCGTCGAGGACGTCGAGTGGCGACTCGGCTCCGCCGTGACGGCCGCGGACCTCACGGCGCGCACGCTCACACTGACCGACGGATCGGTCCACATGTACGAGGGTCTGGTGGCCGCGACGGGGGTGCGGCCACGCAGGCTCCCGATGCCCGGGGGCCCGCCCCGGCACGTCGTCCGCACGCTGGAGGACTCGACGGCCCTGGCCGCCGGGCTGGCGGCGGGCGCCCGGGTATCAGTGATCGGGTCGGGTTTCATCGGCTGCGAGGTGGCGGCCACCGCGCGCACGGCGGGGTGCGCGGTGACCGTCGTGGCGCCGGAGACGGAACCGATGGCGTCGGCGCTCGGCCCGCACCTGGCGCGGGCGCTCCGCCTCCGCCACGAGGCGCGGGGAGTACGTTTCCACATGGGCCGCCTGGCCACGGAACTCACCCCGGAGGGCTGCGTCCTGGACGACGGCACGGAACTACGGGCGGACCTGATCGTCGAAGCGATCGGCTCGCTCCCCAACACGGAATGGCTGGCGGCGACGCCGGGGCTGGACCTGACCGACGGCATCCTCTGCGACGCCCACCTGCGCATAGGCGGCCTCCCGCACGCGGTGGCCGTCGGCGACGTGGCCCGCTTCCCGAATCCGCGCTACGGCCCCGTACCGCGCCGCGTCGAACACTGGTCGGTCCCCGGCGACACGGCACGCCACGCGGCCCGCACGCTGGTGGCGGCCCTGACCGGCACGCCCCGCGACCCGGCCCCCTGCGCCCCGCTCCCCTCCTTCTGGAGCGACCAGTACACCCTGCGCCTCCAGTCGTTCGGCCGGCCCTCCCTGGCCGACCGCTGCGAACTCCTGGAAGGCGACCCGACCACTCCGGAGGGCGACCTCCTCTACGCCTACTACCAGGGCCCCCGCCTCATCGGCGTGGCCGCGCTGGGCGGCCCGACGGCGACCGCCGCGGCAGCCCGCCACCGCGCCCACCTCATGACGCTGCCGGAGCCGGTGGCCTGA
- a CDS encoding ferredoxin → MRVTVDLDVCQDHGQCVFAAPDIFRLDDEGRLAYVDSPDAALRADAEDAADVCPLQAIRVEG, encoded by the coding sequence ATGAGGGTGACAGTCGACCTGGACGTCTGCCAGGACCACGGGCAGTGCGTCTTCGCCGCACCGGACATCTTCCGGCTCGACGACGAGGGCCGCCTCGCGTACGTGGACTCGCCCGACGCGGCGCTGCGCGCCGACGCCGAGGACGCGGCCGACGTATGCCCGCTGCAGGCCATCCGGGTCGAGGGCTGA
- a CDS encoding fumarylacetoacetate hydrolase family protein — translation MRATTTEYRRILLDGSAVQVVREGDELIAPDGRRVKTSEAHHLPPVHPSKVIAVHLNHRSRVEEFGAALPPAPTYFHKPVSALNSHGGAVVRPEGCKYLNYEGEIGIVIGRTCRNVAPDEAGAYIAGYTVANDYGLHDFRDTDAGSMLRVKGSDTLCPLGPGLVTGWDFRGKHLRTYVNGELAQDGSTDEMQWDMHYLVADIARTITLEPGDVLLSGTPAGSRPVRPGDVVEVEAEGLGRLTNHVVTGPTAIRRDVGAQPTESEEVLSTALGGDWEYRGIRPPRR, via the coding sequence ATGAGGGCGACCACGACCGAGTACCGCCGCATCCTGCTCGACGGCTCCGCCGTCCAGGTCGTGCGCGAGGGCGACGAACTGATCGCCCCCGACGGCCGCCGCGTCAAGACGTCCGAGGCCCACCACCTCCCACCCGTACACCCGTCCAAGGTGATCGCCGTCCACCTCAACCACCGCAGCAGGGTCGAAGAGTTCGGCGCCGCCCTGCCACCCGCCCCCACCTACTTCCACAAGCCGGTCTCGGCCCTCAACAGCCACGGCGGCGCCGTCGTACGCCCCGAAGGGTGCAAGTACCTCAACTACGAGGGGGAGATCGGCATCGTCATCGGCCGCACCTGCCGCAACGTGGCACCGGACGAGGCGGGTGCGTACATCGCGGGCTACACCGTCGCGAACGACTACGGCCTGCACGACTTCCGGGACACCGACGCCGGTTCGATGCTCCGCGTCAAGGGCTCCGACACGCTCTGCCCGCTCGGACCGGGCCTGGTCACAGGCTGGGACTTCCGCGGCAAACACCTCCGCACGTACGTCAACGGCGAACTCGCGCAGGACGGCTCGACCGACGAGATGCAGTGGGACATGCACTACCTCGTCGCCGACATCGCCCGCACGATCACTCTCGAACCCGGGGACGTCCTGCTCTCCGGCACGCCCGCGGGCTCCCGCCCGGTCCGCCCCGGCGACGTCGTCGAGGTCGAGGCGGAGGGCCTGGGACGCCTCACCAACCACGTCGTCACCGGCCCGACAGCCATCCGCCGAGACGTCGGCGCCCAGCCCACGGAGTCGGAGGAGGTCCTCTCCACGGCGCTGGGCGGCGACTGGGAGTACCGGGGCATCAGACCACCACGCCGCTGA
- a CDS encoding catechol 1,2-dioxygenase, which yields MGEIVGAGLLAHVPTIVLPEPTRRELNDGREISLVPGLRRLRADVFETLDYDTVVVLDSHWATTVEFVVSAQARRAGLFTSEELPRGMCRMPYDYPGDPELAHSVARFAEKHDTWITPIDDPFLPVYYATINLWTYLGHGLPAKKWVSIGVCQTGDAEDHLRLGRALADGIGALPGRRVLLIASGALSHTFWPLRELRAHESSDPAHIRTPEARAADRARIAWLERGDHAQVLRTMPEFLTYKPEARFGHYLMMIGALGEERCTAPGRAYSAYENSIGTGQMHLWFDRPATGWTGSYTAAEATT from the coding sequence ATGGGTGAGATCGTCGGCGCGGGCCTCCTCGCCCACGTCCCCACCATCGTGCTGCCCGAACCCACCCGCAGAGAGCTCAACGACGGCCGGGAGATCAGCCTCGTCCCCGGCCTGCGCAGGCTGCGCGCCGACGTCTTCGAGACGCTCGACTACGACACCGTCGTCGTCCTCGACTCGCACTGGGCGACCACCGTCGAGTTCGTGGTCTCCGCACAGGCCCGCCGCGCCGGCCTGTTCACCTCCGAAGAGCTGCCGCGCGGCATGTGCCGCATGCCGTACGACTACCCCGGCGATCCCGAACTCGCCCACTCCGTGGCCCGGTTCGCCGAGAAGCACGACACCTGGATCACCCCGATCGACGACCCCTTCCTGCCCGTGTACTACGCCACCATCAACCTGTGGACGTACCTGGGCCACGGCCTCCCCGCAAAGAAGTGGGTCTCGATCGGGGTCTGCCAGACCGGTGACGCCGAGGACCACCTGCGGCTCGGCCGGGCGCTCGCCGACGGCATCGGCGCGCTCCCCGGACGCAGGGTCCTGCTCATCGCGTCCGGCGCCCTCTCGCACACGTTCTGGCCGCTGCGCGAACTCCGCGCCCACGAGTCCAGCGACCCCGCCCACATCCGTACACCCGAGGCGCGCGCCGCCGACCGCGCGCGGATCGCATGGCTCGAACGCGGCGACCACGCCCAAGTCCTGCGCACCATGCCGGAGTTCCTGACGTACAAGCCGGAGGCACGGTTCGGGCACTACCTCATGATGATCGGCGCGCTGGGCGAAGAGCGCTGCACCGCTCCCGGCCGCGCCTACAGCGCGTACGAGAACTCCATCGGCACGGGCCAGATGCACCTGTGGTTCGACCGCCCGGCCACGGGCTGGACGGGTTCGTACACGGCGGCGGAGGCGACGACATGA
- a CDS encoding aldehyde dehydrogenase family protein, with amino-acid sequence MAPPAAKPPGNPPPAGNPTATPHTATVANVPVDTRHWIAGARVTSATHAPTATFTDHSPIDGAPLAEIARGTAAEARAAVAAADAAFPGWAATPPAERAALLHAVADGVDARAEELAAVETADNGALLRSHRHGVLPRVAHNFRYFADRLLALSRPDFETRGHTNHVTWDPAGPAVLITPWNAPLMLASWKIAPALASGSTVVLKPAEWTPLTASLLADITHEAGLPPGVFNVVQGYGDEVGAPLTAHPAVRRISFTGSVPTAHRIATAAAAHLTPCSFELGGKSPLLVLADADLDLAADLAVEQYDNAGQVCLAATRILVEESVRDAFLGRFLDRVAKLTRGDPRDEATDIGPSIHPRHVERVDGFVRRALAAGAEALVGGAPDTRLSDASGGNYYFPTLLTDVDQDSEIVQEEVFGPVLTLQTFPDGDEDEAVRLANGTRFGLAATLAAGDRERAARIAARLVAGTVWVNCFYVRDLSAPFGGSRRSGIGREGGDWSFDFYCDLKNTVTAPKGWSDHG; translated from the coding sequence ATGGCTCCTCCCGCCGCCAAGCCCCCGGGGAACCCACCGCCCGCAGGGAACCCCACGGCGACCCCCCACACGGCGACCGTCGCCAATGTCCCCGTCGACACCCGCCACTGGATCGCCGGCGCCCGCGTCACCTCCGCCACCCACGCACCCACTGCCACCTTTACCGACCACTCGCCCATCGACGGCGCCCCACTCGCCGAGATCGCCCGCGGCACCGCCGCCGAGGCCCGCGCGGCGGTGGCCGCCGCGGACGCCGCGTTCCCCGGCTGGGCCGCCACACCCCCGGCGGAGCGCGCCGCGCTGCTGCACGCCGTCGCCGACGGCGTCGACGCCCGCGCCGAAGAGCTCGCCGCCGTAGAGACCGCCGACAACGGCGCCCTCCTCCGCTCGCACCGCCACGGCGTCCTGCCCCGCGTCGCCCACAACTTCCGCTACTTCGCCGACCGCCTCCTCGCCCTCTCCCGCCCCGACTTCGAGACCCGCGGCCACACCAACCACGTCACCTGGGACCCCGCGGGCCCCGCCGTCCTCATCACGCCGTGGAACGCCCCGCTGATGCTGGCCAGCTGGAAGATCGCCCCGGCGCTCGCGTCGGGCTCGACCGTCGTGCTCAAGCCCGCCGAGTGGACGCCGCTCACCGCCTCCCTCCTCGCGGACATCACGCACGAGGCGGGGCTGCCGCCCGGGGTCTTCAACGTCGTGCAGGGGTACGGGGACGAGGTCGGCGCACCCCTCACCGCCCACCCCGCCGTGCGCCGCATCAGCTTCACCGGCTCCGTGCCCACCGCCCACCGCATCGCCACCGCCGCCGCCGCGCACCTCACCCCGTGCAGCTTCGAGCTCGGCGGCAAGTCGCCGCTGCTCGTCCTCGCCGACGCCGACCTGGACCTGGCCGCCGACCTCGCCGTGGAGCAGTACGACAACGCGGGCCAGGTCTGCCTCGCCGCCACCCGCATCCTCGTGGAGGAGTCCGTGCGCGACGCCTTCCTCGGCCGCTTCCTCGACCGCGTCGCCAAGCTGACCCGGGGCGACCCGCGCGACGAGGCCACGGACATCGGGCCCAGCATCCACCCCCGGCACGTGGAGCGCGTGGACGGATTCGTACGCCGAGCGCTCGCGGCGGGAGCCGAAGCCCTCGTGGGCGGCGCCCCCGACACCCGGCTGTCCGACGCATCGGGCGGAAACTACTACTTCCCCACCCTCCTCACCGACGTCGACCAGGACTCCGAGATCGTCCAGGAAGAGGTCTTCGGCCCCGTCCTCACCCTCCAGACCTTCCCCGACGGCGACGAGGACGAGGCGGTGCGCCTCGCCAACGGCACCCGTTTCGGGCTCGCCGCCACCCTCGCCGCCGGGGACCGCGAGCGCGCGGCGCGGATCGCCGCACGGCTCGTCGCGGGCACGGTCTGGGTCAACTGCTTCTACGTACGCGACCTCTCCGCACCCTTCGGCGGCTCGCGCCGCTCCGGCATCGGGCGCGAGGGCGGCGACTGGTCCTTCGACTTCTACTGCGACCTGAAGAACACGGTGACGGCGCCGAAGGGGTGGTCCGACCATGGGTGA
- a CDS encoding gamma-glutamyl-gamma-aminobutyrate hydrolase family protein: MPMPRPARARPLIALPQRYAATTSALRYAAVVTARALADAVYRAGGEPFMMHPGPPDEAAERLARCAGLLLPGGGDVAPWRYATGAGAGAAGAGTEVEVHGAVYDVDDAQDDFDLALARCALSRGLPTLAVCRGMQVVNVALGGTLRQDMGGPAAEHRHKVHAVRVAAGSVVGRTLGATRADVSCYHHQCVELPGRGLAPSAWAADGTIEALELPDGRGWFAAVQWHPEDTATADAGQQGLFGGLVRAAGAWTERDAWVS; encoded by the coding sequence ATGCCGATGCCCCGGCCCGCGCGCGCCCGCCCGCTCATCGCTCTCCCCCAGCGGTACGCCGCGACGACCTCCGCCCTGCGCTACGCCGCCGTCGTCACGGCACGCGCCCTCGCCGACGCGGTGTACCGCGCGGGCGGCGAGCCGTTCATGATGCATCCGGGCCCGCCGGACGAGGCGGCCGAACGCCTCGCGCGCTGCGCCGGGCTGCTGCTCCCCGGCGGCGGGGACGTCGCGCCTTGGCGATACGCGACGGGGGCAGGGGCCGGGGCCGCCGGTGCGGGGACCGAGGTCGAGGTGCACGGCGCCGTGTACGACGTCGACGACGCGCAGGACGACTTCGACCTGGCGCTCGCCCGGTGCGCGCTGTCCCGGGGACTCCCGACCCTGGCGGTCTGCCGGGGCATGCAGGTGGTCAACGTCGCACTCGGCGGGACGCTGCGGCAGGACATGGGAGGCCCGGCGGCGGAACACCGGCACAAGGTGCATGCGGTGCGGGTTGCGGCGGGGTCGGTGGTGGGGCGGACGCTCGGCGCCACGCGGGCGGACGTGTCCTGCTACCACCACCAGTGCGTGGAACTCCCGGGCCGGGGCCTCGCCCCCTCGGCGTGGGCGGCCGACGGAACGATCGAGGCCCTCGAACTGCCGGACGGCAGAGGCTGGTTCGCCGCGGTCCAGTGGCACCCGGAGGACACGGCGACGGCGGACGCGGGACAGCAGGGCCTGTTCGGAGGGCTGGTCCGGGCGGCGGGGGCTTGGACGGAGCGGGACGCGTGGGTGAGTTGA
- a CDS encoding MarR family winged helix-turn-helix transcriptional regulator encodes MTGDRTIHETEKAVRVKLGGTPVAYEQMAAVSNIYRAAAAVRQHFENSVLRGAELTWTSFVVLYVVWIWGEMETRYVAEEAGISKGTLTGVARTLMGRGLLERRGHPDDGRLVLLRLTEEGERTMNEVFPAFNAEEAFVTEGLTDAECETLADLLRKIVVRTEEKGDDRRQDLLNGAPPAPRRSGRKPRPAA; translated from the coding sequence GTGACAGGCGATCGCACCATCCACGAGACCGAGAAGGCGGTCAGGGTCAAGCTCGGCGGCACACCCGTCGCGTACGAGCAGATGGCCGCGGTGTCGAACATCTACCGGGCGGCCGCGGCGGTCCGGCAGCACTTCGAGAACTCCGTGCTGCGCGGGGCCGAACTGACGTGGACGTCGTTCGTCGTGCTCTATGTGGTCTGGATCTGGGGCGAGATGGAGACGCGGTACGTCGCCGAGGAGGCCGGCATCTCCAAGGGCACGTTGACGGGCGTCGCCCGCACGCTGATGGGCCGGGGCCTGCTCGAACGCCGGGGCCACCCGGACGACGGCAGGCTCGTCCTGCTCCGGCTCACGGAGGAGGGGGAGCGGACGATGAACGAGGTCTTCCCCGCCTTCAACGCGGAAGAGGCCTTCGTCACGGAGGGGTTGACGGACGCGGAGTGCGAGACGCTGGCGGACCTGCTCCGCAAGATCGTCGTTCGGACGGAGGAGAAGGGCGACGACCGCCGCCAGGACCTCCTGAACGGCGCACCCCCGGCCCCCCGCCGAAGCGGCCGCAAACCCAGACCAGCCGCCTGA
- a CDS encoding acetoacetate decarboxylase family protein — MIGARGFYPPKSATGRSSLIPAPPWHYSGDLLTVEYRTDPARVRELLPEPLEMAPEDPGAVALIWADWQSCGADRAELLDPVRAQYKECFAVVRCAYRARTYSRCVYIWVDKDFAVARGNHQGYPKKLGSIHLTRPHPYGPAPRIESGAVFGATLAAADRRLAEAVVTLREPSETDGFVNAHPMAHHRQLPAIDGKGLALDELIASGAAAFEGGRAWSGDADLALFDAPTEELAELTVDEPIAAYYRQVGVTWNGGTLLERGL, encoded by the coding sequence ATGATCGGAGCCCGCGGGTTCTACCCGCCCAAGAGTGCCACCGGCCGCTCCTCCCTCATCCCCGCACCCCCCTGGCACTACTCCGGCGACCTCCTCACCGTCGAGTACCGCACCGACCCCGCACGCGTCCGCGAACTCCTCCCCGAACCACTGGAGATGGCCCCCGAGGACCCCGGTGCCGTCGCCCTCATCTGGGCCGACTGGCAGTCGTGCGGTGCCGACAGGGCCGAGCTGCTCGACCCCGTCCGCGCCCAGTACAAGGAGTGCTTCGCGGTGGTCCGCTGCGCCTACCGCGCCCGCACCTACTCCCGCTGCGTCTACATCTGGGTCGACAAGGACTTCGCCGTCGCCCGCGGCAACCACCAGGGCTATCCGAAAAAGCTCGGCTCCATCCACCTCACCCGCCCCCACCCCTACGGTCCCGCCCCCCGCATCGAGTCCGGTGCCGTCTTCGGCGCGACGCTCGCCGCAGCCGACCGCCGCCTCGCCGAGGCGGTGGTGACCCTGCGCGAACCCTCCGAGACCGACGGGTTCGTCAACGCGCACCCCATGGCCCATCACCGTCAGCTGCCCGCGATCGACGGCAAGGGTCTCGCCCTCGACGAGCTGATCGCTTCGGGCGCCGCCGCGTTCGAGGGCGGCCGGGCGTGGTCGGGCGACGCGGACCTGGCTCTCTTCGACGCGCCCACGGAGGAGCTGGCCGAGCTCACGGTCGACGAGCCCATCGCCGCGTACTACCGCCAGGTCGGCGTCACCTGGAACGGCGGCACACTGCTGGAACGAGGCCTTTGA
- a CDS encoding glutamine synthetase family protein, which produces MTTRQATATATATVENLRAAGTDVVRVVYPDLLGADRGRDVLLTQLPSACTHGLTFCRAVYHTTPRGDVVPVAGGLDAGLPDICVQPDLATVKPLPWEPGVAWCLGDSVDPLTEGPVPESPRALLKRVLAHADDYAAHHHGAAGRGPLAAVVGPELEYFLCDSSPTTPSGWTPYGAATGNVYSAGRRGDPDGHLLRTLRQLEALGIGVIAGNHEFDGGQFEINLDHSGALDAADRAFFFKAAVKETARHEGRLATFMAKPFNGLGGSGFHVHLSLVDGEGRNIFDDPEAENGLSAAARHAIGGVLRHAPALAALLNPTVNSYKRFGPDTLAPWLIDWGLDNRSAMVRVPPERGAGTRLELRLGDASANPYLLVAGTVAAVLLGLRDRPDPPAPLEGYGYDESSAPRLPATLPEALDALEADGALTCLLGEDFTGAFLTYKRNEVERYQQSVTDWEFGEYAFLI; this is translated from the coding sequence GTGACAACCCGTCAGGCCACGGCCACCGCGACCGCGACCGTGGAGAACCTCCGGGCCGCCGGCACCGACGTCGTCCGCGTCGTCTACCCCGACCTCCTCGGCGCCGACCGAGGCAGAGACGTCCTCCTGACCCAGCTGCCCAGCGCCTGCACGCACGGCCTCACCTTCTGCAGGGCCGTCTACCACACCACCCCCCGCGGCGACGTCGTCCCCGTCGCGGGCGGACTCGACGCGGGACTCCCCGACATCTGCGTACAGCCGGACCTGGCCACCGTGAAGCCCCTGCCGTGGGAGCCGGGCGTCGCCTGGTGCCTGGGCGACAGCGTGGACCCGCTCACCGAGGGCCCCGTACCGGAGTCCCCGCGCGCACTCCTGAAGCGCGTACTCGCGCACGCGGACGATTACGCCGCCCACCACCACGGCGCCGCGGGGCGCGGCCCCCTCGCCGCCGTGGTCGGCCCCGAACTGGAGTACTTCCTCTGCGACTCCTCCCCCACCACCCCCTCCGGCTGGACCCCCTACGGCGCCGCCACCGGCAACGTCTACAGCGCGGGCCGCCGAGGCGACCCGGACGGCCATCTCCTGCGTACACTCCGCCAGTTGGAGGCACTCGGCATCGGCGTCATCGCCGGGAACCACGAGTTCGACGGCGGGCAGTTCGAGATCAACCTCGATCACTCCGGCGCCCTGGACGCCGCCGACCGCGCCTTCTTCTTCAAGGCCGCCGTCAAGGAGACCGCCCGCCACGAGGGGCGCCTCGCGACCTTCATGGCCAAGCCGTTCAACGGGCTCGGCGGCTCCGGGTTCCACGTGCACCTGTCGCTCGTCGACGGCGAGGGCCGGAACATCTTCGACGACCCGGAGGCCGAGAACGGGCTCTCCGCCGCCGCCCGGCACGCGATCGGCGGCGTCCTGCGGCACGCCCCCGCGCTCGCCGCCCTCCTCAACCCCACCGTCAACTCCTACAAACGCTTCGGACCCGACACCCTCGCCCCCTGGCTGATCGACTGGGGGCTCGACAACCGCAGCGCCATGGTCCGCGTCCCGCCCGAGCGCGGCGCCGGAACCCGCCTGGAGCTGCGCCTGGGCGACGCTTCCGCCAACCCCTACCTGCTCGTCGCGGGCACCGTCGCCGCCGTTCTGCTCGGTCTCCGCGACCGGCCCGACCCGCCGGCCCCGCTGGAGGGGTACGGATACGACGAGTCCTCCGCACCCCGCCTCCCCGCCACGCTCCCCGAGGCCCTCGACGCGCTGGAGGCCGACGGGGCGCTGACCTGTCTCCTCGGCGAGGACTTCACCGGCGCGTTCCTGACGTACAAGCGCAACGAAGTGGAGCGGTATCAACAGAGCGTCACCGACTGGGAGTTCGGGGAGTACGCGTTCCTGATCTGA
- a CDS encoding cytochrome P450 has product MRTDTPPLPLADVDLADNDRFTDRDLPWRMFDVLRREDPVHWQPEPPPNSGFWAVTRHADIVRVDRDPETFTSEMFTNLEEVDDDYIALRRSLLETDGLRHRAMRLILQKRFTPRAVAAYETFLRGLTARTLDAALPKGTFDFVREVSADFPINVLARMLDVPEGDTRQLIDWGNRIIGNTDPDYADVLLESEESGRYRNLPFRSPASLEVFAYGRELAARRRGGSGDDLVTALVNSSPKDGVPLSATDFDNYFLLLVVAGNETTRHAISHSMLALIEHPEERERLVRDPSLIPNAVEECLRWASPVYHFRRTATCDVELGGKPIRAGDKVVMWFASGNRDEDVFPDPYRFDVTRENNDHVTFGKGSPHFCLGNSLARLEMRIMFEELLPRLADIRVAGEVRRVRSNFVNGIKELPVTVTLT; this is encoded by the coding sequence ATGCGCACGGACACCCCGCCCCTCCCTCTCGCCGACGTCGACCTCGCCGACAACGACCGGTTCACCGACCGCGACCTGCCCTGGCGGATGTTCGACGTGCTGCGCCGCGAGGACCCCGTCCACTGGCAGCCCGAACCCCCGCCCAACTCCGGTTTCTGGGCGGTCACCCGGCATGCCGACATCGTGCGCGTCGACCGCGACCCCGAGACCTTCACCTCCGAGATGTTCACCAACCTGGAAGAGGTGGACGACGACTACATCGCGTTGCGCCGGTCGCTTCTCGAGACCGACGGGCTGCGGCACCGGGCGATGCGGCTCATCCTGCAGAAGCGGTTCACGCCGCGCGCCGTCGCGGCGTACGAGACGTTCCTGCGGGGCCTGACCGCCCGTACGCTCGACGCCGCCCTCCCCAAGGGCACGTTCGACTTCGTACGGGAAGTATCCGCCGACTTCCCCATCAACGTGCTCGCCCGCATGCTCGACGTCCCGGAAGGCGACACGCGGCAGCTCATCGACTGGGGCAACCGCATCATCGGGAACACCGACCCCGACTACGCCGACGTACTCCTGGAGAGCGAGGAGAGCGGACGGTACCGCAATCTGCCCTTCAGGTCGCCCGCGTCTCTTGAAGTCTTCGCGTACGGGCGGGAGTTGGCGGCCCGGCGGCGGGGCGGGAGCGGGGACGATCTCGTGACGGCGCTCGTCAACAGCTCGCCCAAGGACGGCGTGCCGCTCTCCGCCACCGACTTCGACAACTACTTCCTGTTGCTCGTCGTCGCCGGCAACGAGACCACCCGGCACGCCATTTCGCACTCCATGCTGGCGCTCATCGAGCACCCGGAGGAGCGGGAGCGGCTCGTCCGCGACCCCTCGCTCATACCGAACGCCGTCGAGGAGTGCCTGCGATGGGCCTCGCCCGTCTACCACTTCCGGCGGACGGCGACGTGCGACGTCGAGCTCGGCGGGAAGCCGATCAGGGCGGGCGACAAGGTCGTCATGTGGTTCGCCTCCGGCAACCGCGACGAGGACGTCTTCCCCGACCCGTACCGCTTCGACGTCACCCGCGAGAACAACGACCACGTCACCTTCGGCAAGGGCAGCCCGCACTTCTGCCTCGGCAACTCCCTGGCCCGCCTGGAGATGCGGATCATGTTCGAGGAGCTGCTGCCGCGGCTCGCGGACATCCGCGTCGCGGGCGAGGTGCGGCGCGTGCGGTCCAACTTCGTCAACGGGATCAAGGAGCTTCCCGTGACGGTGACGCTCACCTGA